From the Roseateles sp. XES5 genome, one window contains:
- a CDS encoding methyl-accepting chemotaxis protein, with amino-acid sequence MSAQDAKTQQLNERLQFVDLDNGQRDALKRALPTISASLDGALDIFYAKARKTPETARFFASETHIQSAKGRQVKHWELIGSATFDTQYVDAVTTIGRTHARLGLEPRWYIGGYALILEAIVDSVIKKHLEGFLYRKKADALGEEITAIVKAALVDMDYAISVYLDALQEERQKAETERQALNAEQEEALGALDTSLNRLAGGDLTAAITKPLAPQFERLRSNFNAAIERLDDTLGAIVTAADDAAGNSGELVHATDDMAKRTEQQAASLEETAAAVEEITTISREAASRAEEARRVVGSATEEAKRSGDVVEQAVSAMSEIQQSSSKISDIIGVIDGIAFQTNILALNAAVEAARAGEQGRGFAVVAGEVRTLAQRSAEAAKEIKSLIDDSVERVQSGVSLVNRTGEALHHIGEQVVHINAHIDAIASSAREQSAGISEINTAVGSMDQMTQQNAAMVEETNAATHNLMQISTTLKGLVDRFTVSAVRSEQPAKPAHRRYG; translated from the coding sequence ATGTCCGCGCAGGATGCCAAGACGCAGCAACTGAACGAACGCCTCCAGTTCGTCGATCTCGACAACGGCCAGCGCGATGCCCTGAAGCGGGCGCTGCCGACCATTTCCGCCTCGCTCGACGGCGCTCTCGACATTTTCTACGCCAAGGCGCGCAAGACGCCGGAGACCGCTCGCTTCTTCGCCAGTGAAACGCATATCCAGAGCGCCAAGGGCCGGCAGGTCAAGCACTGGGAGTTGATCGGCTCGGCGACGTTCGACACGCAATATGTCGATGCCGTCACCACTATCGGCCGCACGCATGCCCGCCTCGGCCTCGAGCCACGCTGGTATATCGGTGGCTATGCGCTGATCCTCGAGGCCATCGTCGACAGCGTCATCAAGAAGCATCTCGAAGGCTTCCTCTACCGCAAGAAGGCGGACGCCCTGGGCGAGGAGATCACCGCCATCGTCAAGGCCGCGCTGGTCGACATGGACTATGCCATCTCCGTCTATCTCGACGCCTTGCAGGAGGAACGGCAAAAGGCGGAGACCGAGCGGCAGGCGCTGAATGCCGAGCAGGAGGAGGCGCTGGGCGCGCTCGATACCTCGCTGAACCGCCTTGCGGGCGGGGACCTCACGGCCGCCATCACCAAGCCGCTCGCCCCGCAGTTCGAGCGGCTGCGTTCCAATTTCAACGCCGCCATCGAACGGCTCGACGATACGCTGGGCGCCATCGTCACGGCGGCCGACGATGCCGCCGGCAATTCCGGCGAACTGGTGCATGCCACCGACGACATGGCCAAGCGCACCGAGCAGCAGGCGGCCTCGCTGGAAGAGACCGCGGCGGCCGTCGAGGAGATCACCACCATTTCCCGCGAGGCGGCAAGCCGGGCGGAAGAAGCGCGCCGCGTCGTCGGCAGCGCGACGGAGGAGGCGAAGCGTTCCGGCGATGTCGTCGAACAGGCGGTTTCGGCCATGAGCGAGATCCAGCAGTCCTCCAGCAAGATCTCGGACATCATCGGCGTCATCGACGGCATCGCCTTCCAGACCAATATCCTGGCGCTGAATGCCGCGGTGGAAGCCGCCCGCGCCGGCGAGCAGGGCCGCGGCTTCGCGGTCGTGGCCGGCGAGGTGCGCACCCTGGCCCAGCGCAGCGCCGAGGCCGCCAAGGAGATCAAGAGCCTGATCGACGACTCGGTGGAGCGCGTGCAGAGCGGCGTGTCGCTGGTCAACAGGACGGGCGAGGCGCTGCACCATATCGGCGAGCAGGTCGTGCATATCAATGCTCATATCGACGCTATCGCTAGCTCCGCCCGCGAACAGTCGGCCGGCATTTCCGAAATCAACACCGCCGTCGGCAGCATGGACCAGATGACCCAGCAGAATGCCGCGATGGTGGAGGAAACCAACGCCGCCACCCACAATCTCATGCAGATCAGCACGACGCTGAAGGGGCTGGTCGATCGCTTCACGGTCTCGGCGGTGCGCAGCGAACAACCGGCGAAGCCGGCGCACCGGCGATATGGTTGA
- a CDS encoding LacI family DNA-binding transcriptional regulator has protein sequence MSSPATIEDVARIAQVSIATVSRAIHTPEKVANSTRLKVNQAIAITGYTTNAMARSLRLGRSNMILVVAPDIGDPNFSNILVGLENEARAHGHGILIGHTQNDPQRGLEYLKFLNSNQAAGLILFTGTLPFGHQTMTARLPPSVGVFEPVYNGGIPYVGVDDIEGARKAVDLLIAEGHRKIAFIGDSRTRLAYSRRRQGYDEGLDAAGVPAGERIILEGDGTIESGRLALEQLFMRDTLPSAFMCVNDQTAIGVMIGLGARGYDIPNDFSVTGFDDVPQATFMTPSLTTVRQPRTAIGKSAMALLFDLLSGSPPPDAEILLTPDLIVRNSVTVPARRFVKR, from the coding sequence ATGTCCAGCCCCGCAACGATCGAGGATGTCGCGCGCATTGCGCAGGTCTCGATCGCGACCGTCTCGCGGGCGATCCACACACCGGAAAAGGTGGCGAACTCGACGCGGCTGAAGGTCAACCAGGCGATCGCCATCACCGGCTACACGACCAATGCCATGGCACGGAGCCTGCGCCTCGGCCGGTCGAACATGATTCTCGTCGTCGCGCCCGATATCGGCGACCCGAACTTTTCCAACATCCTCGTCGGCCTGGAAAACGAGGCGCGCGCCCACGGTCACGGCATCCTCATCGGCCACACGCAGAACGACCCGCAGCGCGGGCTGGAATATCTGAAGTTCCTCAATTCCAACCAGGCGGCGGGGCTGATCCTCTTCACCGGCACCCTGCCCTTCGGCCACCAGACGATGACCGCGCGCCTGCCGCCGAGCGTCGGCGTCTTCGAGCCGGTCTACAATGGCGGCATTCCCTATGTCGGCGTCGACGACATCGAGGGCGCGCGCAAGGCCGTCGACCTCTTGATCGCCGAGGGTCACCGCAAGATCGCCTTCATCGGCGATTCGCGCACACGCCTTGCCTATAGCCGCCGTCGGCAGGGCTATGACGAGGGGCTCGATGCGGCCGGCGTTCCCGCCGGCGAACGCATCATCCTTGAAGGCGACGGCACCATCGAGAGCGGACGGCTCGCGCTCGAACAGCTCTTCATGCGCGACACGCTGCCGAGCGCCTTCATGTGCGTCAACGACCAGACGGCCATCGGCGTGATGATCGGGCTCGGCGCGCGCGGCTACGACATTCCGAACGATTTCTCCGTGACGGGCTTCGACGACGTGCCGCAGGCGACCTTCATGACGCCCTCGCTGACCACCGTACGCCAGCCGCGCACCGCCATCGGCAAGAGCGCCATGGCGCTGCTCTTCGACCTGCTCTCCGGCAGCCCGCCGCCGGACGCGGAGATCCTGCTGACGCCGGATCTCATCGTGCGCAATTCGGTGACGGTGCCGGCACGGCGTTTTGTGAAGCGATAG
- a CDS encoding sugar ABC transporter ATP-binding protein produces MNPDAADGAPVVLAARRISKSFSGVQVLFSVNFELRAGEIHALMGENGAGKSTLVKILSGFEQPTSGEILLDGQPVKLPPNGQAEALGIVIIHQEFNLAEHLTVTESLFLGREVTRFGVLDRKYMRAETRRVLDQLGSHVDENAMISSLSIADKQMVEIAKAISRDARIIFMDEPTAVLSREETNYLFRQVRKLREKGTSFVFVSHKLDEVMELTDRVTVLRDGQWVKTAPTSILDGESIAQLMVGRELSSLYPAKQEPSVDEEVTLAVADLSTHYVKDASFEVRKGEILGFSGLIGSGRTELMEAVAGLRARSAGEVSVRGESVPGGDVHAANRVGIAYMTKDRKHKGLLLNSRMTANLTLQSLEKHGQYGYLSPKSEAAALERARRRFDIRVRDGRVVAGRMSGGNQQKLLLAKVMETEPDVIIIDEPTRGIDVGTKQQIYHFISALARDGKSIIVVSSEMPEIIGLCTRVAVMREGRIVGILEGEEISEQEIMRYSAGLKKKTAA; encoded by the coding sequence ATGAATCCGGACGCTGCCGACGGGGCTCCCGTCGTTCTTGCCGCACGCCGTATCAGCAAGTCTTTCAGTGGCGTGCAGGTGCTGTTCAGCGTCAATTTCGAGCTGCGCGCCGGCGAGATTCATGCGCTGATGGGCGAGAACGGCGCCGGCAAATCCACCCTCGTGAAGATCCTCTCCGGTTTCGAGCAGCCGACCTCCGGCGAGATCCTGCTGGACGGCCAGCCGGTCAAACTGCCGCCGAACGGCCAGGCCGAGGCGCTCGGCATCGTCATCATCCATCAGGAATTCAATCTGGCCGAACATCTCACCGTCACGGAGAGCCTGTTCCTCGGCCGTGAGGTCACGCGCTTCGGCGTGCTCGACCGCAAGTACATGCGCGCCGAGACGCGCCGCGTGCTCGACCAGCTCGGCTCCCATGTCGACGAGAATGCGATGATCAGCTCGCTGTCCATCGCAGACAAGCAGATGGTGGAGATCGCGAAAGCCATCAGCCGCGACGCACGCATCATCTTCATGGACGAGCCGACCGCCGTGCTTTCCCGCGAGGAAACCAACTACCTTTTCCGTCAAGTGCGCAAGCTGCGCGAAAAAGGCACCTCCTTCGTCTTCGTCTCGCACAAGCTGGACGAGGTGATGGAGCTCACCGATCGCGTCACGGTGCTGCGCGACGGGCAATGGGTGAAGACCGCGCCGACGAGCATCCTCGACGGCGAATCCATCGCCCAGCTCATGGTCGGCCGAGAACTTTCCAGCCTCTATCCCGCCAAGCAGGAGCCGAGCGTCGACGAGGAGGTGACGCTCGCCGTCGCTGATCTCTCGACGCATTATGTGAAGGATGCGAGCTTCGAGGTGCGCAAGGGCGAAATCCTCGGCTTTTCCGGCCTCATTGGCTCCGGTCGCACCGAACTGATGGAAGCGGTCGCGGGCCTGCGCGCGCGTTCGGCCGGCGAGGTCTCGGTGCGCGGCGAGAGCGTTCCGGGCGGCGACGTGCATGCCGCCAACCGGGTCGGCATCGCCTACATGACCAAGGATCGCAAGCACAAGGGCCTGCTGCTCAATTCGCGCATGACGGCGAACCTCACGCTGCAGTCGCTGGAGAAGCACGGCCAGTACGGCTATCTCAGCCCGAAGAGTGAGGCTGCCGCGCTGGAGCGCGCCCGCCGCCGCTTCGATATCCGCGTGCGCGATGGGCGCGTCGTCGCCGGGCGCATGTCGGGCGGCAACCAGCAGAAACTGCTGCTCGCCAAGGTCATGGAGACCGAGCCCGACGTCATCATCATCGACGAGCCAACACGCGGCATCGATGTCGGCACCAAGCAGCAGATCTACCACTTCATCTCGGCGCTCGCCCGCGACGGCAAGTCGATCATCGTCGTCTCCTCGGAGATGCCGGAGATCATCGGCCTGTGCACGCGCGTCGCCGTCATGCGGGAAGGGCGGATCGTCGGCATTCTCGAAGGCGAGGAAATCTCCGAACAGGAGATCATGCGCTATTCGGCGGGCCTCAAGAAGAAGACCGCGGCCTGA
- a CDS encoding ABC transporter permease: protein MTEDAVETKPRGRSWRDVDLRAVAPFAALLLLLIVGALVNPNFIGLNNLANVATRSAFIAIIAVGATFVISSGDLDLSVGSMVAFVASIMILFMNSGVIADPGLMLAAAVVLTVVIGGACGLANGLITTVGRIEPFIATLGTMGIYRGLTTWLSQGGAITLREPELQALYRPAYFGYVLGVPVPIVVILVVTAIAAFILYRTRYGRHVVAVGSNSDVARYSGIPVNRVRTIAFVIQGLCVAIAVLLYVPRLGSTSATTGILWELQAITAVVVGGTALKGGAGRVWGTICGAFILELVGNIMLLSNFISEYLIGAIQGAIIIIAMLVQRSLVRKS, encoded by the coding sequence ATGACGGAAGACGCAGTCGAAACGAAGCCGCGGGGCCGAAGCTGGCGAGACGTGGACCTGAGGGCGGTCGCGCCCTTCGCCGCACTCCTGCTGCTGCTCATCGTCGGCGCGCTGGTGAACCCGAACTTCATCGGTCTCAACAACCTTGCCAATGTCGCCACGCGCAGCGCCTTCATCGCGATCATCGCCGTCGGCGCCACCTTCGTCATTTCCTCCGGCGACCTCGATCTTTCCGTCGGTTCCATGGTGGCCTTCGTCGCCTCGATCATGATCCTCTTCATGAATTCGGGCGTCATCGCCGATCCGGGCCTCATGCTGGCAGCGGCCGTCGTGCTGACCGTCGTCATCGGCGGGGCCTGCGGCCTTGCCAACGGCCTCATCACCACGGTCGGCAGGATCGAACCCTTCATCGCCACGCTCGGCACGATGGGCATCTATCGCGGCCTCACCACCTGGCTGTCGCAGGGCGGCGCGATCACGCTGCGCGAGCCGGAATTGCAGGCGCTCTACCGTCCGGCCTATTTCGGCTACGTCCTCGGCGTGCCGGTGCCGATCGTCGTCATCCTCGTCGTCACCGCCATCGCGGCCTTCATCCTCTATCGCACGCGCTACGGCCGCCATGTCGTGGCGGTCGGCTCGAACAGCGACGTCGCGCGCTATTCCGGCATTCCGGTCAACCGCGTGCGCACCATCGCCTTCGTCATCCAGGGCCTGTGCGTGGCCATCGCCGTGCTGCTCTACGTGCCGCGCCTCGGCTCCACCTCCGCCACCACGGGCATCCTGTGGGAGTTGCAGGCGATCACCGCCGTCGTTGTCGGCGGCACGGCGCTGAAGGGCGGGGCAGGGCGCGTCTGGGGCACGATCTGCGGCGCCTTCATCCTCGAACTGGTCGGCAACATCATGCTGCTCTCCAACTTCA